The DNA sequence TCGGCATTGATGCAAATGACATGAAAGTTATGAACAATAATTTGAAATCCATTTTTTTTTTGCAAGACGCCTCGTTGATAGATCAAGTAAATTCCCCATGACGTCCAATACTATATAATGTGTTCTACACAGAAACAAACACGAGATAACTAACTATTCAAAACTATGAACTATATCTGTTTTTTTATTGACACTTAACCTTGCGTTTGCTACATTCAATTACAACATCTGTGATGAAGAGAGTAGCAATTATTTCTTTTTTAGCGAACTGGGGGCGGTGGAAGCCCGGTGAAGAATACTTGTGAACCGCACTTTGGAGATGCTTTTCCAAGCGTTTGAGGAAAAGCCGGTGTCTCGCCGTTATGAGGAAGTGGCCCCTATACGGGCAATTTGAGTGGTACCGCGGAAGTAAGCTTTCGTCTCATTAATTTGAGATGAGGGCTTTTTTTATTCTACTATACTAAAAGGGGTTTTGACGATGAAAACGGTTGTCTTGCAAGTACTACAACAATTTAGTCCCGTTCCATTGAATGAAAACACGTTAGAAAAGCCAGTCCATGCACATTTAGGCGATTTGGCTTTACCGTGCTTCCCATTCGCGAAAGAACTTAGAAAATCACCCATGGTTATTGCCGACGAAATTGCCCAGGCAATCAATCATCCACTAATTCGTAAAGCAGAAGCCGTCAACGGATATGTGAATATCTTTCTGGACCGTACTACAGTTACCAGTGCCCTACTGCAGAAAATTCTAGATCAATCCGTTTCCTACGGTTCATCTAATGAAGGAAATGGTGGGATTGTCACAATTGATTTGTCTTCCCCCAATATTGCCAAACCATTTTCCATGGGGCATCTGCGCTCTACCGTCATCGGGAATTCGATTGCACTACTACTTGAAAAGAATGGTTTTAAGACCGTGAAAATTAATTACATCGGCGATTGGGGTACCCAGTTCGGGAAGTTGCTGACAGCCTACCGAAAATGGGGAGACGAACAAGAGGTCCTGCAAGCTCCAATTCAGACGCTGCTACGGTTGTACATCCGTTTCCATGAAGAAGCGGAGCATAACGACTCGTTGAACGACGAAGGGAGAGCAGCGTTCAAAGCCCTAGAAGATGGAGATACTGAAGCGCTGGCATTATGGAAGTGGTTTAAAACGGAATCCCTCAAGGAATTTCAACGCATCTATGATCTACTCGGTATTACCTTTGATTCCTATAATGGCGAGGCCTACTACAATAACAAGATGGAACCAATTGTTACTGAATTGGCGGATAAAGGGTTATTAAAAGAATCAGCTGGGGCACTTGTCGTTGAACTGGATGAGGATATGCCACCTTGTTTGATCATGAAATCAGACGGTGCTACATTATATGCTACACGTGATTTAACCGCTGCAATCGATAGAAAAGAGACCTATGATTTCGTAAAATCCCTATACGTCGTCGGGAATGAACAAAGTCTCCACTTCACGCAATTTAAGAAAGTGCTTAGTAAAATGGGCTACGATTGGGCAGACAATATACAACACATACCTTTTGGGCTTATTTTGAAAGCAGGCAAAAAGATGTCGACCCGCAAAGGAAAAATCGTCTTACTGGAACAAGTTTTAAACGAGGCGATTTCACTTGCCCAGACTACAATCGAAACGAAAAATCCAAACTTAGCACATAAGGCCGAAGTCGCTGAAGAAGTCGGCGTCGGAGCCATCATTTTCGGTGACCTGAAGCAACATCGCAAACATGACATCGAATTCAACTTAGAAACAATGCTTCAGACAGAAGGTGAAACTGGTCCTTACGTTCAATATGCATTCGCACGGGCCAGATCAGTACTAAGAAAAGCTGGAGAACTACAGACGTATAGCGTGGATGAAGTAAATGATTTCGAATGGGAAATCGTAAGAGAATTAGAGCAGTTCCCGCAGATAGTCAAACGTGCTGCGGATGATTTAGACCCTTCTATCATCGCAAAATACGCAATTGACCTTGCCCAAACTTTCAGCTCGTTTTACGGCAATGTCAAAGTGCTTTCAGATGCAAATCATTTACCATACAGAATTGCGTTGATTACAAGCACTGCGATTGTCTTGAAAGAGGCCTTGCGACTGTTAGGAATGAAGGCACCTGAAGAAATGTGACGGATACTAGTGACGTCAGGTCCATATTTCGTAGCGAGTTCTTTCCAAGAAAAAGAGCTAAAACCATAATCGTTTTAGCTCTTTTTTTCGAGAATTCATCTATAAGTGGAGATATTGTGTACAACTAATAAAACGTTAAACATATACGTTCAGCGTTTCGTCATAAAGCTCTGCTATAATTTTCACAGTTCGTTGCTGCAAAACTCTCAAGGGGACCTGACACAAAAAGTCCTAAACCCGTTCAGTGTGTATTCGATTCAATAATCCTCATTACGTTATCAAGCGCGATTCCAGTGAGTTCCGCTTTAACGGTTGGGCTTGTTTGCTTCATATGCATATTCAGGACAATTACCCTGTCACGTTCCGCGCTAGCCTTTTCTATCCCTTGCTCTATTCCTTTTTT is a window from the Sporosarcina sp. ANT_H38 genome containing:
- the argS gene encoding arginine--tRNA ligase translates to MKTVVLQVLQQFSPVPLNENTLEKPVHAHLGDLALPCFPFAKELRKSPMVIADEIAQAINHPLIRKAEAVNGYVNIFLDRTTVTSALLQKILDQSVSYGSSNEGNGGIVTIDLSSPNIAKPFSMGHLRSTVIGNSIALLLEKNGFKTVKINYIGDWGTQFGKLLTAYRKWGDEQEVLQAPIQTLLRLYIRFHEEAEHNDSLNDEGRAAFKALEDGDTEALALWKWFKTESLKEFQRIYDLLGITFDSYNGEAYYNNKMEPIVTELADKGLLKESAGALVVELDEDMPPCLIMKSDGATLYATRDLTAAIDRKETYDFVKSLYVVGNEQSLHFTQFKKVLSKMGYDWADNIQHIPFGLILKAGKKMSTRKGKIVLLEQVLNEAISLAQTTIETKNPNLAHKAEVAEEVGVGAIIFGDLKQHRKHDIEFNLETMLQTEGETGPYVQYAFARARSVLRKAGELQTYSVDEVNDFEWEIVRELEQFPQIVKRAADDLDPSIIAKYAIDLAQTFSSFYGNVKVLSDANHLPYRIALITSTAIVLKEALRLLGMKAPEEM